A window of Bradyrhizobium sp. AZCC 1610 contains these coding sequences:
- the mepA gene encoding penicillin-insensitive murein endopeptidase, with translation MISRLLLIPLITLMAAVNATSAWTQDKGTVNPKPLPPLANPNDPKIAAKELFGRKALPAAMPTRVHGFYAHGCIAGAEGLPINGDTWQVMRLSRNRYWGHPDLIALLKRLAAKARRDAGWPGILVGDMSQPRGGPMLTGHASHQVGLDADIWLTPMPNRQLSRNEREETSAVMMVRADRLDIDPHAWTPTHLAVIRAAALEPSVQRIFVNAAIKKALCREARGDRHWLHKVRPMYGHDYHFHIRIKCPPGAGECESQPEPNEGEGCSAGDLAYWFSDAVLHPKPPKVPPKPKPPMTMAELPPACRAVLNAPDAKHEVSSRPTGER, from the coding sequence ATGATATCTCGCCTGCTTCTGATCCCGCTCATAACCCTAATGGCCGCCGTCAATGCCACGAGCGCATGGACGCAGGACAAGGGCACGGTCAACCCGAAGCCGCTGCCGCCGCTCGCCAATCCCAACGATCCCAAGATCGCCGCCAAGGAGCTGTTCGGCCGCAAAGCGCTGCCGGCGGCGATGCCGACGCGCGTGCACGGCTTCTATGCCCATGGCTGTATCGCGGGCGCGGAAGGGCTGCCGATCAACGGCGACACCTGGCAGGTGATGCGGCTGTCGCGCAATCGTTACTGGGGACATCCCGACCTGATCGCGCTGCTCAAGCGGCTCGCCGCCAAGGCGCGCAGGGATGCCGGCTGGCCGGGCATATTGGTCGGCGACATGTCGCAGCCGCGCGGCGGGCCGATGCTTACCGGACACGCCAGCCATCAGGTGGGGCTCGATGCCGACATCTGGCTGACGCCGATGCCGAACCGGCAACTGTCGCGCAACGAGCGCGAGGAAACGTCCGCCGTGATGATGGTGCGCGCCGACCGGCTCGACATCGATCCGCACGCCTGGACGCCGACTCATCTGGCGGTGATCCGCGCCGCTGCGCTGGAGCCGAGTGTCCAGCGCATCTTCGTCAATGCGGCGATCAAAAAGGCGCTGTGCCGTGAAGCCAGGGGCGACCGCCACTGGCTCCACAAGGTACGGCCGATGTACGGCCACGACTATCACTTCCACATCCGCATCAAATGCCCGCCAGGGGCCGGCGAATGCGAAAGTCAACCCGAGCCGAACGAGGGCGAAGGCTGCAGTGCGGGCGACCTTGCCTACTGGTTCAGCGATGCCGTGCTGCACCCGAAGCCGCCAAAAGTGCCGCCGAAGCCGAAGCCGCCGATGACGATGGCGGAGTTGCCACCCGCCTGCAGGGCGGTGCTGAACGCGCCGGATGCCAAACACGAAGTGTCAAGCAGACCCACCGGAGAACGATGA
- a CDS encoding FAD-dependent monooxygenase, giving the protein MRQPQLTVVIIGGGIGGLFAANALIAQRFRVFVYEQAPALGEVGAGVFLTPNSVRQLQRVGLGPQVERWGARVGHGSHYFRHDGAPIAPVQVTDSAGWNATFGMHRADLVEMLSNALPPGVVRTGHRGIGFEQAGEVARVSFANGAVAEGDVVIAADGIHSELRPFAAPPSRPVFHGSVAYRGVLPHRRIPHWPTDCWQMWLGKGKHFLTFPVRSGELINYVGFVPADAEMKESWSAPGDPDVLRREFESWDPRIGTLLSQVEKTFRWALYDREPLPTWTRGRLTLLGDAAHPMLPHLGQGANQSIEDGMALATILALMSRASVPAALLAYERLRRERVAAVQRGARENGMRYDSSYADLGVRDAEISAHAAFRRRLYDHDVVPEAQAAAAALS; this is encoded by the coding sequence ATGAGGCAGCCGCAGCTCACTGTCGTGATCATTGGAGGCGGAATTGGCGGGCTCTTCGCCGCGAACGCGCTGATTGCTCAGCGCTTCCGTGTTTTCGTCTATGAGCAGGCCCCTGCGCTCGGCGAGGTCGGGGCAGGGGTATTCCTGACGCCGAACAGCGTGCGCCAGTTGCAGCGGGTTGGCCTCGGCCCTCAGGTGGAACGATGGGGCGCCAGGGTCGGCCACGGCTCTCACTATTTTCGCCACGACGGCGCGCCGATAGCCCCGGTCCAGGTGACGGACTCCGCGGGCTGGAACGCCACCTTCGGCATGCATCGCGCCGACCTCGTCGAGATGCTGTCGAACGCATTGCCACCAGGCGTGGTGCGCACGGGACATCGCGGTATCGGCTTTGAGCAGGCGGGCGAGGTCGCGCGCGTGTCATTCGCCAACGGTGCGGTGGCCGAAGGCGACGTCGTCATTGCAGCCGATGGCATCCACTCCGAACTCCGGCCTTTTGCCGCGCCGCCGTCGCGGCCGGTCTTTCACGGGTCCGTCGCCTATCGTGGCGTGTTGCCGCATCGACGCATTCCGCACTGGCCGACTGATTGCTGGCAGATGTGGCTCGGCAAGGGAAAACATTTCCTCACCTTTCCGGTGCGGTCCGGCGAACTCATCAACTATGTCGGCTTCGTGCCGGCCGATGCGGAAATGAAGGAATCATGGTCGGCCCCGGGAGATCCCGACGTGCTCCGCCGCGAGTTCGAGAGCTGGGACCCGCGTATCGGGACCCTGCTGAGCCAGGTTGAAAAGACATTCCGCTGGGCGCTGTACGACCGCGAGCCGCTGCCGACCTGGACGCGCGGTCGGCTGACGCTGCTCGGCGATGCCGCGCACCCGATGCTGCCGCATCTCGGCCAGGGCGCCAACCAGTCGATCGAGGACGGCATGGCGCTGGCGACAATTCTGGCGCTGATGTCACGCGCCAGCGTGCCGGCGGCGCTGCTTGCGTATGAGCGGCTGCGACGTGAGCGCGTGGCGGCGGTTCAGCGCGGTGCGCGCGAGAACGGCATGCGCTACGACTCCTCCTATGCCGATCTCGGCGTTCGCGATGCCGAGATATCAGCGCATGCGGCGTTTCGCAGGCGGCTTTACGATCATGACGTCGTGCCGGAAGCGCAAGCCGCGGCGGCTGCCTTGAGTTGA
- the modB gene encoding molybdate ABC transporter permease subunit, producing the protein MFDISPAEWTAILLSLRVAIMATLVATPFGIALAWLLARREFWGKSFLDALVHLPLVLPPVVTGYLLLLTFGRRGLVGAWLADHLGIVFAFRWTGAALACGIMSFPLLVRPIRLSIEAIDRRLEQASSTLGAAPWQVFATVTLPLALPGVLAGMVLGFAKAIGEFGATITFVSNIPGETQTISSAIYSLIQTPDGDSAAGRLVVVSTVIAMGALIASEWFARRATKRLHGN; encoded by the coding sequence ATGTTCGATATCTCGCCCGCCGAATGGACGGCCATCCTGCTGTCCCTGCGCGTCGCCATCATGGCGACGCTGGTGGCGACGCCGTTTGGCATCGCGCTGGCGTGGCTGCTGGCGCGGCGGGAGTTTTGGGGCAAATCGTTTCTTGATGCTCTGGTCCATTTGCCGCTGGTGCTGCCGCCGGTCGTCACCGGATATCTGTTGCTGCTGACCTTCGGCCGCCGCGGCCTGGTCGGCGCGTGGCTCGCCGACCATCTCGGCATCGTGTTCGCGTTTCGCTGGACCGGGGCGGCGCTGGCCTGCGGCATCATGTCGTTCCCACTCCTGGTGCGGCCGATCCGGCTGTCGATCGAGGCGATCGACCGCCGACTGGAACAGGCATCGAGCACGCTCGGCGCTGCACCGTGGCAGGTGTTCGCCACCGTGACCCTGCCGCTGGCGCTGCCGGGCGTACTCGCCGGCATGGTGCTCGGCTTTGCCAAGGCGATCGGCGAGTTCGGCGCCACCATCACCTTTGTCTCCAACATCCCCGGCGAGACCCAGACCATCTCGTCCGCGATCTATTCGCTGATCCAGACCCCAGACGGCGACAGTGCGGCCGGGCGGTTGGTTGTCGTTTCCACCGTTATCGCAATGGGCGCCCTGATCGCATCCGAATGGTTCGCGCGGCGCGCCACCAAACGCCTGCACGGGAATTGA
- a CDS encoding DUF1801 domain-containing protein, producing MKKPTERTARRVVARPRGHFAEPAVDAIFSAYPTPVKARLLALRRLIFDTAKTTKGVGALEETLKWGQPSYLTTESKSGSTIRIDHVKAEAGRYAVYFHCQTDLVETFRELYPELRYGGNRSILLDAGEEVPEKALRHCIALALTYHARKRKTANRRA from the coding sequence ATGAAGAAGCCAACAGAGAGAACCGCAAGGCGCGTAGTGGCGCGGCCGCGCGGGCATTTTGCAGAGCCCGCGGTGGATGCGATCTTCAGTGCCTACCCCACTCCGGTCAAAGCAAGACTGCTCGCGCTGCGCCGGCTGATCTTCGACACCGCCAAGACGACCAAAGGCGTCGGCGCTCTTGAGGAGACCCTGAAATGGGGGCAGCCGAGTTATCTCACGACCGAGAGCAAGAGCGGCAGCACGATCCGGATCGACCACGTGAAGGCGGAAGCCGGCCGGTACGCGGTCTACTTCCACTGCCAGACCGATCTGGTCGAGACCTTTCGCGAACTCTATCCGGAACTGCGGTATGGCGGCAACCGTAGCATTCTGCTCGACGCTGGCGAGGAGGTGCCCGAGAAAGCGTTGCGCCACTGCATCGCGCTGGCGCTGACATATCATGCGCGGAAGCGGAAGACGGCCAATAGACGCGCGTAG
- a CDS encoding Spy/CpxP family protein refolding chaperone, whose protein sequence is MKIWSLIASIAFVTSVHAQTPYSGMQTRPIKALSEQQIADLGAGRGMGLALAAELNGYPGPSHVLELADKLALSAEQRANVQRLFDSMKAEAMPLGAKLIEQEAELDKQFATRTVTPESLKASTAAVAATQGILRETHLKYHLSTGSILTPSQMTKYAELRGYGGGHKRHHHH, encoded by the coding sequence ATGAAGATTTGGTCCCTGATTGCATCGATCGCATTCGTCACGAGCGTACACGCACAGACGCCGTATTCCGGGATGCAGACGCGCCCGATCAAGGCGCTTTCCGAGCAGCAGATTGCCGACCTCGGCGCCGGCCGCGGAATGGGCCTGGCGCTCGCGGCCGAACTGAATGGCTATCCGGGGCCATCGCACGTTCTCGAACTCGCCGACAAGCTCGCACTCTCCGCCGAGCAGCGTGCCAACGTGCAGCGCCTGTTCGATTCCATGAAGGCCGAAGCAATGCCGCTGGGCGCGAAGCTGATCGAGCAGGAAGCCGAACTGGACAAGCAGTTTGCAACCCGCACGGTCACGCCGGAAAGTCTGAAGGCGTCCACCGCGGCCGTTGCGGCGACGCAGGGGATATTGCGCGAAACCCATCTGAAATACCATTTGTCGACCGGAAGCATCCTGACCCCGTCGCAGATGACAAAGTATGCGGAATTGCGCGGTTACGGCGGCGGGCACAAGCGACACCACCACCATTGA
- a CDS encoding putative bifunctional diguanylate cyclase/phosphodiesterase, protein MSTKKRTTAGKPKQAAIVRFRGRPVKSGPKPPAKRGRRSQTDDGCIIGLRVDITELKQREASFRLLFDSNPVPMIVCAMGDERILAVNDAAIQHYGYSRSEFEKLTIRSLQAFDAELPWTGDERTARTWKHVRADGTLIDLAIFSRQLVYGDRPAILLALMDTTERKRAEARLTFMAEHDGLTGLPNRNLLRQQMDDILLRTRRNAEQVAVLVLGLDHFKAVNDTLGHGIGDKLLGGVGKRLRSMLRDDDALARLNSDEFAIVQSGVTRPEDAAFLARRLLDAIGDPYLLDGHSVVIGASIGIAMSPGDGDESEKLLKNADLALSRAKNDSRGTFSFFEAGMDARAQTRRKIETELREAVQGDALRPYYQPLVDLSNGRITGFEALVRWPHPERGMISPAEFIPVAEETGLINAVGGLMLRRACTDAAQWPDDVHVAVNLSPLQFRLGNLLSLVTDTLKQSGLPARRLELEITETLLLEKSSEVLATLHALRALGVRISMDDFGTGYSSLSYLRSFPFDKIKIDQSFVRDLAANPDAQAIVRSIISLGKGLGVTITAEGVETEAELNCLRNEGCHEGQGFLFSRARPSAEIVSMLKTQGGYGAALVA, encoded by the coding sequence ATGTCGACGAAGAAGCGAACAACAGCAGGGAAGCCCAAGCAGGCGGCGATTGTCCGCTTTCGCGGTCGGCCGGTAAAATCCGGGCCCAAGCCTCCCGCCAAACGCGGGCGTCGCTCGCAGACCGATGATGGCTGCATCATCGGTTTGCGCGTCGATATCACCGAATTGAAACAGCGCGAGGCCTCGTTCCGGCTGCTGTTCGACAGCAATCCGGTTCCGATGATCGTCTGCGCGATGGGCGACGAACGCATTCTCGCCGTCAACGACGCTGCGATCCAGCACTATGGTTACAGCCGCAGCGAATTCGAGAAGCTGACGATCCGCAGCCTGCAGGCCTTCGACGCCGAGCTGCCATGGACCGGCGACGAGCGCACTGCGCGCACGTGGAAGCATGTCCGGGCCGACGGCACGCTGATCGATCTGGCGATCTTTTCACGCCAACTCGTCTATGGCGATCGGCCTGCGATCCTGCTGGCGCTGATGGACACCACCGAACGCAAACGCGCCGAGGCGCGGCTGACTTTCATGGCCGAGCATGACGGCCTGACCGGGCTGCCGAACCGCAATTTGCTGCGTCAGCAGATGGACGATATCCTGCTGCGCACACGCCGCAACGCCGAGCAGGTGGCGGTGCTCGTGCTCGGCCTCGACCATTTCAAGGCGGTCAACGATACGCTCGGCCACGGCATCGGCGACAAGCTCCTGGGCGGCGTTGGCAAGCGATTGCGATCGATGCTGCGCGACGACGATGCGCTGGCCCGGCTCAACTCCGACGAATTCGCAATCGTCCAGAGCGGGGTGACGCGGCCTGAGGATGCGGCGTTCCTGGCGAGGCGCCTGCTGGACGCAATCGGCGACCCCTATCTTCTGGACGGGCATTCCGTCGTGATCGGCGCCAGCATCGGCATTGCGATGTCGCCCGGCGACGGCGACGAATCCGAGAAGCTGTTGAAGAACGCCGACCTCGCATTGTCGCGCGCCAAGAACGATTCGCGCGGCACATTCTCGTTCTTCGAGGCCGGAATGGACGCGCGAGCCCAGACCCGCCGCAAGATCGAAACCGAGCTGCGCGAGGCCGTCCAGGGCGATGCGCTGCGGCCCTATTACCAGCCGCTGGTCGATCTTTCGAACGGGCGCATCACCGGCTTCGAAGCGCTGGTGCGTTGGCCGCATCCCGAGCGCGGCATGATCTCGCCGGCCGAATTCATCCCCGTTGCGGAGGAAACCGGACTGATCAACGCCGTCGGCGGTTTGATGCTGCGCCGCGCCTGCACGGATGCGGCGCAATGGCCCGACGATGTCCACGTCGCGGTCAATCTGTCACCGCTGCAGTTCCGCCTCGGCAATCTGCTGTCGCTGGTAACGGATACGCTGAAGCAATCCGGCCTGCCGGCGAGGCGCCTGGAACTCGAGATCACGGAGACGCTGCTTCTGGAAAAGAGCAGCGAGGTGCTGGCGACCCTGCATGCGCTGCGCGCGCTTGGTGTTCGCATCTCGATGGACGATTTCGGCACCGGCTATTCCAGCCTGAGCTACCTGCGCAGCTTTCCGTTCGACAAGATCAAGATCGACCAGTCCTTCGTGCGCGACCTCGCCGCCAACCCCGACGCGCAGGCGATCGTGCGTTCGATCATCAGCCTCGGCAAGGGCCTGGGCGTCACGATCACGGCGGAGGGCGTCGAGACCGAAGCCGAATTAAACTGTCTGCGCAACGAGGGATGCCACGAGGGGCAGGGCTTTCTGTTCAGCCGCGCGCGGCCCAGCGCGGAGATCGTGAGCATGTTGAAGACGCAGGGCGGCTATGGCGCGGCACTGGTGGCGTAG
- a CDS encoding Bug family tripartite tricarboxylate transporter substrate binding protein, with protein MPGSAPALLPVRRKLAVLTLLLAFAAHGHTPALAGDYPDRAVKIVVPFPAGGTADAIPRIVADWLSRKWSQPVVIENRTGAAGNIGAEQVYHSAPDGYTLLSSPPPPLVINHNLYPKLGFDPTKFEPIIVMAQVPNALIVNPNNIKASSVPELIEYLKGNSDKTICATQGNGTTSHLTSELFQLLAKVKLRHIPYRGSAPALQGLVAGDVDVMFDNLGVSLALVQAGKLKLLAVASPDRLPALPDVPTMAETLPGFEAVAWYGIVAPPKTPKSIVDKINADVNEALRQPEVQDQLKKLSVAIFGGPVDRTSAYMREEVDRWAAVIKSANIELQ; from the coding sequence ATGCCCGGCTCTGCGCCAGCTTTGCTTCCCGTCCGCCGTAAATTGGCGGTCCTGACGCTGCTTCTGGCCTTCGCCGCGCATGGTCACACGCCGGCGCTGGCCGGTGATTACCCGGACCGTGCCGTAAAAATCGTCGTTCCATTTCCGGCCGGAGGAACGGCCGACGCGATTCCACGAATTGTCGCCGACTGGCTGTCACGCAAATGGAGCCAGCCGGTGGTCATCGAGAACCGCACGGGCGCCGCCGGAAACATCGGCGCCGAACAGGTCTACCATTCGGCGCCCGACGGCTACACCCTGCTCTCGTCACCGCCGCCGCCGCTTGTGATCAATCACAATCTGTACCCCAAGCTAGGCTTCGATCCGACAAAGTTCGAGCCGATTATCGTCATGGCCCAGGTGCCAAATGCGCTGATCGTCAACCCGAACAACATCAAGGCATCGAGCGTGCCCGAGTTGATCGAATACCTGAAAGGCAATTCCGACAAAACCATCTGCGCCACGCAAGGTAACGGCACGACCTCGCATCTGACCTCGGAGCTGTTTCAACTGCTGGCAAAGGTAAAGCTGCGGCACATTCCGTATCGCGGCTCGGCGCCAGCGCTGCAGGGTCTTGTCGCCGGCGACGTCGATGTCATGTTCGACAATCTCGGCGTCTCGCTGGCGCTGGTTCAGGCCGGCAAGCTGAAACTGCTCGCGGTGGCCTCGCCCGACCGTCTGCCGGCGCTGCCGGATGTACCGACGATGGCCGAAACGCTGCCGGGTTTTGAAGCGGTCGCCTGGTACGGCATCGTGGCGCCGCCCAAAACTCCGAAGAGCATCGTCGACAAGATCAATGCCGATGTGAACGAGGCATTGCGCCAGCCCGAGGTGCAGGACCAGCTCAAGAAACTATCCGTCGCAATTTTCGGCGGACCGGTCGACAGGACATCCGCCTATATGCGCGAGGAAGTCGACCGGTGGGCCGCGGTGATCAAGTCGGCCAATATCGAGCTGCAGTAG
- a CDS encoding alkaline phosphatase D family protein: protein MASLRPPGLGPLVGATTDSTCRIWIRAGDPADHRADLDEDRRTIGVIGMLDTSKPQATVTDAWYFRLQREFDRTGTFALGKDVQLGFYSTDFQEQIAKGVINSLPAPLPPEAIARPLEPDKQYTVRCGTLTIDDPMPNAASLSDWELIQRLPDINKIKGELLGPNFKETECQATFRTFPAAAGAVEDSLSFLLGSCRYPGLLWKIKEADRIFGPMQAHFKGGPLGKPARYTMMCGDQVYADMLNRMIPILRADTFEEFQERYLTAYSGPNLRQLLRSSTTYMILDDHEIEDNWTQDRVTDQGQHHLFNIAIGAYQSYQWSHSPRTFGQLFYYTFECGGYPTFVLDTRTQRFKDDQVGLRDNHLLGRPSIDPDHPGQLQRLLDWLSVQQKQRKNVPKFIVTSSVFVPNDMSERIAPVQGMTKGIKSKTADNMLFGEYWNRDRRNDSDSWPAYPNTRLALLKHIVDEKIQNVVFLAGDIHCSNTAVIEFDGKDAKGLKAFSITSSAFYWPFPFADGDPNNYVHNSRDAKQSDPFPIGTDAAMHYKSFGYTQEDNFTRIDLDKAASTLTVRVFDKEGNPVLVGPDNNKQPLINTLQLASWS from the coding sequence ATGGCTAGCTTGCGCCCTCCGGGACTGGGACCGTTGGTCGGTGCGACGACGGACAGCACCTGCCGCATCTGGATTCGTGCCGGCGATCCCGCGGACCACAGGGCCGACCTCGATGAAGATCGCCGAACGATCGGCGTGATCGGGATGCTGGACACAAGCAAGCCCCAGGCGACGGTGACCGATGCGTGGTATTTCCGCTTGCAGCGCGAATTCGATCGCACGGGCACTTTTGCGCTCGGCAAGGACGTTCAGCTAGGCTTTTATTCGACCGACTTTCAGGAACAGATTGCCAAGGGCGTCATCAACAGTCTTCCGGCTCCGCTGCCGCCGGAAGCCATTGCCAGGCCGCTGGAGCCGGACAAGCAATACACAGTGCGGTGCGGTACGCTGACGATCGACGACCCTATGCCGAACGCCGCCAGCCTGTCCGACTGGGAGCTGATCCAACGTCTGCCAGATATCAACAAGATAAAGGGCGAACTGCTCGGGCCTAATTTCAAGGAAACAGAATGTCAGGCCACGTTCCGGACCTTCCCAGCGGCGGCCGGCGCGGTCGAAGACTCCCTGTCCTTTCTGCTCGGCTCCTGCCGTTATCCGGGTCTGTTGTGGAAGATCAAGGAAGCCGATCGAATCTTCGGACCGATGCAGGCGCACTTCAAAGGCGGCCCCTTGGGCAAGCCGGCCCGCTATACCATGATGTGTGGGGACCAGGTTTATGCCGACATGCTGAACCGCATGATTCCGATTCTGAGGGCCGACACCTTCGAGGAATTCCAGGAGCGGTATTTGACCGCCTATAGCGGACCGAATCTGCGTCAGCTCCTGCGCAGCTCGACCACTTACATGATTCTGGACGATCACGAAATCGAGGACAATTGGACGCAAGACCGGGTCACGGACCAGGGACAGCACCATCTCTTCAATATCGCCATCGGCGCCTATCAGAGCTACCAGTGGAGTCACAGCCCGCGCACGTTCGGGCAACTATTCTATTACACGTTCGAGTGCGGCGGTTATCCGACCTTCGTGCTCGACACGCGGACGCAACGCTTCAAGGACGATCAGGTCGGCCTGCGCGACAACCATTTGCTGGGTCGCCCGAGCATCGATCCGGATCATCCCGGCCAGCTCCAGCGTTTGCTCGATTGGCTTTCGGTGCAGCAGAAGCAGCGCAAGAACGTGCCGAAATTTATAGTTACCTCGAGTGTTTTCGTTCCGAACGACATGAGCGAGCGCATCGCGCCTGTTCAAGGAATGACAAAGGGGATCAAGTCAAAGACCGCAGACAACATGCTGTTCGGCGAATACTGGAATCGCGACCGCCGCAATGACAGCGATAGCTGGCCGGCTTATCCGAACACCCGGCTCGCCTTGCTGAAGCATATCGTCGATGAAAAGATCCAGAACGTCGTGTTTCTCGCCGGTGATATTCACTGCTCGAATACGGCGGTCATCGAGTTTGATGGCAAGGACGCCAAGGGCCTCAAGGCGTTCTCGATTACCTCTTCTGCATTCTATTGGCCGTTCCCGTTCGCCGATGGCGACCCCAACAACTACGTGCACAATTCGCGGGATGCCAAGCAGAGTGACCCGTTCCCGATCGGAACGGATGCGGCCATGCATTACAAATCGTTCGGTTACACCCAGGAGGATAATTTCACGCGTATCGATCTCGACAAGGCGGCGAGCACGCTCACCGTGCGCGTGTTTGACAAGGAAGGTAACCCGGTTCTTGTTGGTCCTGACAACAACAAGCAGCCACTGATCAATACGCTTCAACTCGCCAGTTGGAGCTGA
- the modA gene encoding molybdate ABC transporter substrate-binding protein, giving the protein MNRLAGLFVAFAVSLAVIPPPAAAQDKSLTIFAAASMKNALDEIDAAYTAKSGVKITVSYAASSALAKQIEQGAPADAFISADTDWMDYATSKKTINESSRINLLGNSIVLIAPKDSKVDNLTIGPGFDLAKLASDGRIATGDVKSVPVGKYGKAALEKLGSWQAVEAKFAMAESVRAALTLVARGEAVLGIVYSTDARVEPGVKIVGTFPADSHPAIVYPVAATTTAKPEASGYLAFLRSTAARTILEKYGFKFLVSPST; this is encoded by the coding sequence ATGAATCGTCTTGCCGGCCTTTTCGTGGCCTTCGCCGTATCGTTAGCGGTCATTCCGCCCCCCGCCGCCGCGCAGGACAAGTCGCTGACGATCTTTGCCGCGGCCTCGATGAAGAATGCGCTCGACGAGATCGACGCCGCCTATACCGCGAAGTCGGGGGTCAAGATCACCGTCAGCTACGCTGCGAGTTCTGCGCTCGCCAAGCAGATCGAACAGGGCGCACCGGCCGACGCGTTCATCTCCGCCGACACCGACTGGATGGATTACGCGACGTCGAAAAAGACGATCAATGAATCGAGCCGGATCAATCTGCTCGGCAACAGCATCGTGCTGATCGCGCCAAAGGATTCCAAGGTCGACAATCTCACCATCGGCCCCGGCTTCGATCTCGCGAAGCTCGCGAGCGACGGCAGGATCGCTACCGGCGATGTCAAGTCAGTGCCGGTCGGCAAATACGGCAAGGCGGCGCTTGAGAAGCTTGGTTCATGGCAGGCCGTCGAAGCTAAATTCGCCATGGCCGAAAGCGTGCGCGCCGCGCTGACGCTGGTCGCGCGCGGCGAAGCGGTGCTGGGTATCGTCTACTCGACCGACGCCAGGGTCGAGCCCGGCGTCAAGATCGTCGGCACGTTCCCGGCCGATTCCCATCCGGCGATCGTCTATCCCGTCGCGGCGACCACCACCGCAAAACCGGAGGCCTCGGGCTATCTCGCCTTCCTGCGCTCGACGGCGGCGAGGACCATTCTTGAAAAATACGGCTTCAAGTTCCTCGTCAGCCCTTCCACCTGA
- a CDS encoding acyl-CoA dehydrogenase family protein yields MNRHPGLDLVERARALAPLIVRDADEIERTRRLTPAVTQALIENGLYRALLPQSFGGAEVPLETFMQMQEEIAKADASTAWCLGQCSVCAMTAAYLDPDAANEIFNVAPGILAWGAINHEVQAVPGGYKASARWDFASGSRQASWLGAHVRVVEADGTPRRKQDGSPEIRTILFPVTSATMYDVWDVIGLRGTGTDSYSVDDLFIPEKFAALRDEPQARRENGPLYKLSTNMVFGMGFAATSLGVARATLDAAIDLARAKTPQALNAMRDNNAVQGLIGRTEATLRAARAYLYATAAEVWRDLAGGGATTEAHRVALRIATTWTIHQSAAVVDTAYHMAGATAVFNANKFERRFRDMHAIAQQIQGRHAHYEDAGKAILSGDLDTPPTAR; encoded by the coding sequence ATGAACAGGCATCCCGGCCTCGACCTCGTCGAGCGTGCACGCGCGCTGGCGCCATTGATCGTGCGCGACGCCGACGAGATCGAGCGGACGCGCCGATTGACGCCAGCGGTGACACAGGCGCTGATCGAGAACGGGCTTTACCGCGCACTGCTGCCGCAAAGCTTTGGCGGCGCCGAGGTGCCGCTCGAAACCTTCATGCAGATGCAGGAGGAAATCGCCAAGGCGGATGCCTCGACCGCGTGGTGCCTTGGCCAGTGCAGCGTCTGCGCCATGACCGCGGCCTATCTCGATCCCGACGCCGCCAACGAAATCTTCAACGTCGCGCCCGGCATCCTGGCCTGGGGCGCGATCAACCATGAAGTGCAGGCGGTTCCGGGCGGCTACAAAGCCAGCGCACGCTGGGATTTTGCCTCCGGCTCGCGGCAGGCAAGCTGGTTGGGCGCCCATGTCCGCGTTGTCGAGGCCGATGGCACGCCGCGGCGCAAGCAGGATGGCTCGCCGGAGATCCGTACCATCCTGTTTCCGGTGACCAGCGCCACCATGTATGACGTCTGGGACGTGATTGGCTTGCGGGGCACCGGCACCGATTCCTATTCGGTCGACGACCTCTTCATCCCTGAAAAATTTGCAGCGCTTCGCGACGAACCCCAGGCCCGGCGCGAAAACGGGCCGCTGTACAAGCTCTCCACCAACATGGTGTTTGGTATGGGCTTTGCGGCAACCTCGCTCGGCGTCGCCCGCGCGACGCTCGACGCGGCGATCGACCTTGCCCGCGCCAAGACGCCGCAGGCGCTGAACGCGATGCGCGACAACAATGCCGTGCAGGGATTGATCGGCCGCACCGAGGCGACCTTGCGCGCGGCGCGCGCCTATCTCTACGCGACCGCGGCCGAAGTCTGGCGCGATCTGGCGGGCGGCGGGGCCACCACGGAAGCGCATCGCGTAGCGCTTCGCATCGCCACCACCTGGACCATCCATCAATCGGCTGCCGTCGTCGACACCGCCTATCACATGGCGGGCGCCACGGCCGTATTCAACGCCAACAAGTTCGAGCGCCGCTTTCGCGACATGCATGCGATCGCGCAGCAGATTCAGGGCCGCCACGCCCATTATGAGGATGCCGGCAAGGCGATCCTGTCAGGCGATCTCGATACGCCGCCGACGGCGCGTTGA